The sequence GGTGACAACCAGTATTAGTGGCAATATAAATGCAAGATCTAATCAGATAGAGTTGATACTAATTTCGAATCAATTAATTGCAGGCATTGAACCAGGTGGAACTTTTTTAGGTTTAGATGGCATTAAAAGTTTGGCATGGAAGCCATCAAGATTAAATGATTCAGGCGGACGCTTAGATTTTAAAAATACTTGCAGTAAGGTAAATTCAAAAGCCCAATCCGTTTTCACTTTTTCCTGAACTGTTTGCAATATTCCTTTCCAATTGCTTAAGACGTTTAGAAGCAGTTTTGTTTTTAGGGTCCATAATTAATACCTCTTTATATAACTTTGAGGCTTCATCTTCTTGCATTAAGCGTTGCTTTGCAAAAGCTAAATTATTTAAAGCTACCGGGTAATTAGCCTTGGCTTTAATTGCTACTTTATAGTGAGGAATTGCAGATTCAAAATCTTCTTGGGCTGCTAATGCAAAACCTAGTGCATTTTCAATAACAGCTTTTGCTTCGCTAGGTTCATCCTCAAGTCTCTTTAAGGCTTTTTTAAGGGTAGAAGTTGCTTGTGGAT comes from Prochlorococcus sp. MIT 1307 and encodes:
- a CDS encoding tetratricopeptide repeat protein; translation: MDTILPQTYLIGLTGLLVIIAILVGRQLLRVRRDEVNLIKLEKGGASSSKDAAELYELASVQLRKRLYPQATSTLKKALKRLEDEPSEAKAVIENALGFALAAQEDFESAIPHYKVAIKAKANYPVALNNLAFAKQRLMQEDEASKLYKEVLIMDPKNKTASKRLKQLERNIANSSGKSENGLGF